The following proteins come from a genomic window of Anabas testudineus chromosome 3, fAnaTes1.2, whole genome shotgun sequence:
- the baz2ba gene encoding bromodomain adjacent to zinc finger domain protein 2B isoform X7 gives MESGERLASPAPTLSAARTSSPAASSSSSSSSSSSPAPHSKSSLAPSPSALGSTLTTSGRLFGAAGEQPFIGSTLSSAFPLVNHPAFGALYTAGAGRPEFGGLGSLGMSTALAAHPQLGALSEWWRAAEAHGRGTAAFLPSFIGFPPFFTPHIQPNHSASPVQIRMPGKNSHAPPKGVNGAVNGSGVCPPTTQSGSFSAGSASVQASTKATKNSDTTNTHLSSPQNNPAEVVEKPIQKPKEKKPRKKAADNSAASNSESGTSSDSSSDGSLSSDLEDLAEDDEDDDDDDEDDEEEDKHSELSDSEKRTRKNTKVLIPSTGTAKTDRPLSGERREKKDAKARKVTSNPPTLVPLPCSVSPPALSQNSPLALHGSRSRTEPQQHFSVIQSTGLAANSKPMALLTQPRRESSPSSSPIALTTSPKALASTASPKPPKLLPSSSPQHLPLSLCSSPKPLSVPSPPRSTLPLSTSPKPFGLTSSVTSSQKSSRKSPQHTVIGAAKSNKRKLLEASLAQINEFRLKQTLMSQGQTFPADQKRHQQGPNKSPKRTSLSSSPLPPAPSATPQNNHSNLFLSSALLGLPEPHHPNGVIQSTTQDAPLALITKPRKNSASQGKSPQCDSDAGSMPVNLSTGASRTQATTHAGPQSQPPTTSPNATGHGSRKNKTPKGKGQTPGLGQGQADPLSAWKGFSQNHLVQSLVDLFRGGESGIGIPGVSIPGVGIPGVGIPGTCNPTAGLPANKESDDSGDDDDDEDDDLEEEEDDEDSDDSLSESDSNSDSDISGKKAKELKLLPSGSSKKEMTPRRLTKGPELLNTSANHTATSCSPLNLQVIKTPTIVTSSSALGYHSSPGSSSYSLASPLGLGKRKRVMDEKELMTPLELGWRRETRIKSVAGRPQGEVAYYAPCGKKLRQYPDVMKYLSRNGISGITRDNFSFSAKIRVGDFYEAREGPQGLQWSLLKEEEVIPRILAMEGRRGRPPNSERQSAGEGAKGTRRRKGRPPNVGDPLAPEGPSPSEVKLLRKLEAQEIARQAAQMKLMRKLEKQALARAAKEARKQQAIMAAEERRKQKEQIKILKQQEKIKRIQQIRMEKELRAQQILEAKRKKKEEAANAKILEAEKRIKEKELRRQQAEILKHQELERHRLDMVWERERRRQHVMLMKAVEARKKAEERERLRQEKRDEKRLNKERKLEQRRLELEIARELKKPNEDMCLSDHKPLPEFSRIPGLILPGRAVSDCLMLMQFLRGFGKVLGLDLNVDVPTLGMLQEGLLNVGDSMGQVQDLLVKLLSLAVCDPGLPPGQKTKTMLGDHLTNVGINRDNVSEVLQMYMGAHCANTELAPLALSLKTKAFQAHTPAQKASILGFLANELACSKAVISEIDKNLDQMANMRKDKIIMEGKLKKLKTIYAKRTGKREASMGVEENQSVGTPSSAAKRKRKLGGDSDDDDDDDDDSDDQAEEDEDEEEEDMKKVKKVETYDEDDVDQATSLEELEKQIEKLAKQHHQTRRKLFEISHSLRSMMYGQDRYRRRYWVLPHCGGVFIEAMESGEAPEELEEERQRRRRAAEEVKVKEEPQEIELQKEKPTNHDGQSIRTQGLEQQKEDEKEHEGKKNSPALFYQQPGCVSKLCTVRDVHKDISRETVKAEGKESSHVRQNGSPMGNNTATILTSSSPTHNTSEAAVATTSSMVTADDTTNIPPPASASLAVPCLAPRESPGNTPPTSSPVPSPHLSFQANDQLLRVLTERSGHWFSLLPRNPCDLSSITTTPPGAPRMSPPQESSTPARPKSPPPSPALPLTPSAASASASPHHPAGLLNYPLSAFQVKSGGSLLGVSFGSWPSGMISPSLPLCSSPNPMLGHSLEGNTAASVSSKSESPLPRIEKTSSMPSPALEMPKSLDHSMPRPIPEEMLTGWWRVSDIEELRALVSALHTRGIREKGLQRQMQKYMEIIPQVCTKHKDVAMIELRELEESQVSVESVRGWCVEEQAMEMDIAVLQQVEELERKVTAASLQVKQGWTYPDPQSEREDLVYYEHKPPTTKSMAASTNGGDKDSKDSKEHPDERGEKGGLMRHPDNPLDIAVTRLADLERNIERSGEEEVAHGMKVWRRALSEVRSAAQLAMCIQQLQKSIAWERSIMKVYCQMCKKGDNEDLLLLCDGCDKGCHTYCHKPKITSIPEGDWYCPACISKASGPSPKSKKPPSKPVAASAGGGKKGGEAKKNGKQTGNGDVSEDDSASATSTPKKGAKDTSRKRKTEETSPVLSASNQESPVCVKRAKTARDNNRDLGLCRVLLAELERHQDAWPFLTPVNLKSVPGYKKVIKKPMDFSTIREKLVSSQYQNLETFIIDVNLVFDNCEKFNEDNSDIGRAGHNMRKFFEKRWTELLKQTN, from the exons ATGGAGTCTGGAGAGCGGCTGGCCTCCCCTGCGCCCACCCTGTCTGCTGCTCGCACCTCCTCCCCTGcggcctcttcctcctcctcttcttcctcttcgtCATCCCCCGCTCCCCACTCTAAGAGCAGTCTGGCCCCGAGCCCTTCAGCACTGGGATCCACCCTCACCACCTCTG GCCGTCTGTTTGGAGCAGCAGGAGAGCAGCCATTCATTGGCTCCACATTGTCAAGTGCCTTCCCTCTGGTCAACCACCCAGCCTTCGGAGCCCTCTACACTGCCGGAGCGGGCAGGCCTGAGTTTGGAGGCCTGGGCTCCCTGGGCATGTCAACTGCTCTGGCTGCTCACCCCCAGTTAGGAGCTCTTTCTG AGTGGTGGCGAGCTGCTGAAGCCCATGGACGGGGAACTGCTGCCTTTCTCCCTTCTTTCATTGGCTTCCCTCCATTCTTCACCCCTCACATTCAGCCAAACCACAGCGCCAGTCCTGTCCAGATCAGGATGCCCGGCAAGAATAGCCATGCCCCACCCAAAG GGGTGAATGGGGCAGTGAACGGTAGTGGCGTCTGTCCTCCCACCACACAGTCAGGGAGCTTTTCTGCAGGTTCGGCCTCTGTTCAGGCATCGACCAAGGCAACCAAAAATTCAGACACCACTAATACTCACCTTAGCAGCCCTCAGAACAATCCAGCAGAAGTGGTGGAAAAGCCAATTCAGAAACCTAAAGAGAAG AAGCCACGAAAGAAGGCAGCAGACAATTCTGCGGCAAGCAACAGTGAATCAGGAACATCCTCGGACAGCTCAAGTGACGGGTCCCTCAGCAGTGATCTGGAAGACTTAgcagaggatgatgaagatgatgatgacgacgatgaggatgatgaagaagaggacaAACACAGTGAATTATCCGACTCTGAGAAGCGGACAAGGAAGaacacaaag GTTTTGATACCCAGCACTGGAACTGCAAAAACTGACAGACCACTCTCTGGGGAGCGCCGGGAAAAGAAAGACGCCAAAGCCCGGAAGGTCACCTCCAACCCCCCAACCCTTGTGCCCTTACCCTGCTCTGTCTCCCCTCCTGCCTTGTCCCAAAACTCTCCTCTGGCCCTGCACGGCTCCAGATCCCGGACAGAGCCACAGCAACACTTCAGTGTGATTCAGTCCACTGGCCTGGCTGCCAACTCAAAACCCATGGCACTCCTTACTCAGCCCCGCAGGGAGTCTTCACCGTCTTCCTCCCCCATAGCCCTCACCACATCTCCAAAGGCACTTGCCAGCACGGCATCTCCCAAACCTCCTAAACtgctgccctcctcctcccctcagcacctgcccctctctctctgctcttcccCTAAACCTCTCTCTGTTCCCTCTCCACCCCGCTCAACTCTTCCTCTGTCTACCTCCCCAAAACCTTTTGGTTTGACCTCATCTGTAACAAGCTCTCAGAAGTCCTCACGGAAGTCACCTCAGCACACCGTCATCGGCGCTGCCAAATCCAACAAAAGGAAACTGCTGGAAGCTTCACTTGCGCAGATCAATGAGTTCAGGCTCAAACAG aCTCTCATGTCCCAAGGGCAGACGTTCCCAGCTGACCAAAAGAGGCACCAGCAGGGGCCAAACAAGTCTCCCAAGAGGACGTCTCTGTCTTCATCGCCATTGCCACCCGCTCCGTCTGCTACACCCCAGAACAATCACTCCAACCTCTTCCTCTCGAGTGCCCTGCTAGGGCTCCCTGAACCACACCACCCCAATGGAGTCATCCAAAGTACCACTCAGGACGCACCTTTGGCCCTCATCACCAAACCTCGCAAAAACTCTGCCTCTCAAGGTAAGTCCCCTCAGTGTGACTCCGATGCTGGGTCCATGCCTGTCAATCTGAGCACAGGGGCGAGTAGGACCCAAGCAACTACCCATGCTGGGCCTCAGTCACAGCCCCCCACTACCTCACCCAATGCCACAGGCCATGGATCCAGGAAGAACAAGACCCCGAAGGGTAAGGGACAGACACCAGGGCTCGGGCAGGGACAAGCAGACCCTTTATCTGCCTGGAAGGGCTTCTCTCAGAACCACCTGGTACAGTCTCTAGTGGATTTGTTTCGTGGAGGAGAGTCTGGGATTGGGATTCCTGGAGTTAGTATCCCTGGAGTCGGAATTCCTGGAGTGGGGATCCCTGGTACATGTAACCCCACAGCTGGTCTCCCTGCTAACAAGGAATCTGATGACtcaggagatgatgatgatgatgaggatgatgaccttgaggaggaggaggacgatgaAGACTCAGATGATAGTCTGTCAG AGTCTGACAGCAACTCAGACAGTGACATCTCCGGAAAGAAAGCGAAGGAGCTAAAGCTGCTGCCGTCTGGATCATCTAAGAAGGAGATGACTCCCCGCAGGCTAACCAAAGGCCCAGAACTACTGAACACCTCAGCCAATCACACCGCCACCAGCTGCTCCCCTCTCAACCTACAGGTCATCAAGACTCCCACCATTGTCACCAGCTCCAGTGCCTTGGGCTATCACAGCTCTCCGGGCTCATCGTCCTACAGCCTAGCCTCTCCATTAG gcttggggaagagaaagagggtgATGGACGAGAAGGAACTAATGACTCCTCTGGAGCTGGG GTGGCGGAGAGAAACGAGAATCAAATCTGTGGCTGGGCGCCCACAGGGAGAGGTGGCCTACTACGCCCCGTGTGGCAAGAAACTAAGGCAGTACCCAGATGTGATGAAG TATCTATCCAGAAATGGAATAAGTGGCATCACGCGTGATAATTTTAGCTTCAGTGCAAAGATAAGGGTTGGTGACTTCTATGAAGCCAGAGAAGGACCCCAG GGTTTACAGTGGAGCCTGTTAAAGGAAGAGGAGGTCATTCCTCGTATTTTGGCGATGGAAGGCCGTAGGGGGCGCCCTCCAAATTCAGAGCGCCAGTCGGCGGGCGAAGGCGCTAAAGGTACTCGACGGAGGAAGGGGCGACCCCCTAATGTGGGTGATCCATTGGCACCTGAGGGCCCCAGTCCAAGTGAGGTCAAACTTCTGCGCAAACTAGAGGCTCAAG AAATAGCCCGACAGGCTGCACAGATGAAACTGATGAGAAAACTGGAAAAGCAGGCGCTGGCACGTGCTGCCAAAGAAGCTCGGAAACAGCAGG CTATCATGGCAGCAGAGGAGCGGAGGAAGCAGAAAGAACAGATCAAGATTCTCAAGCAGCAG gaaaagATCAAGCGTATTCAGCAGATTCGTATGGAGAAGGAACTCAGAGCACAGCAAATTTTGGAG GCCAAAcggaaaaagaaggaagaagccGCCAATGCTAAAATACTGGAGGCTGAAAAACGGATAAAG GAGAAAGAGTTGAGGAGACAGCAGGCAGAGATTCTCAAACACCAG GAGTTGGAGAGGCATAGACTAGATATGGTATGg gagagggagagaaggcgGCAACATGTAATGCTGATGAAGGCTGTTGAGGCTCGCAAGAAAGCAGAG GAGCGTGAACGCTTGCGGCAGGAGAAAAGGGACGAGAAGCGTCTGAACAAAGAGCGTAAACTGGAGCAACGGAGGCTTGAGCTGGAGATAGCGAGGGAACTGAAGAAGCCAAATGAAGACATGTGTCTGTCTGATCATAAG CCTCTGCCCGAGTTCTCCCGGATTCCCGGACTTATCCTGCCAGGACGTGCCGTGTCGGACTGCCTGATGCTTATGCAGTTCCTGCGGGGCTTTGGGAAGGTTTTGGGGCTTGATTTGAATGTGGATGTGCCCACACTGGGCATGCTGCAGGAGGGCTTGCTCAATGTTGGGGACAGCATGGGCCAAGTCCAAGACCTTCTGGTCAAACTGCTTTCTCTGGCAGTCTGTGATCCTGGTTTACCTCCTGGGCAAAAG ACTAAAACCATGCTGGGGGACCACCTGACCAACGTTGGCATCAACAGGGATAATGTTTCTGAGGTGCTACAGATGTACATGGGAGCCCATTGTGCCAATACAGAACTGGCTCCTCTGGCCCTCAGTCTGAAGACTAAGGCCTTCCAGGCACACACGCCTGCTCAGAAAGCCTCAATCCTGGGTTTTCTCGCTAACGAGCTCGCCTGCAGCAAAGCCGTTATCAG TGAGATTGACAAGAACCTGGATCAGATGGCAAACATGAGGAAAGACAAGATCATTATGGAGGGAAAACTGAAGAA GTTGAAAACCATTTACGCCAAACGTACTGGGAAAAGGGAGGCCAGTATGGGTGTGGAAGAAAACCAGTCTGTTGGCACGCCTTCCTCTGCCGCCAAGCGCAAGAGAAAGTTGGGTGgagacagtgatgatgatgacgacgacgatGACGACAGCGATGACCAGGCagaggaggacgaggatgaggaggaggaagacatgAAGAAGGTTAAAAAGGTGGAGACATATGatgag GATGATGTTGACCAGGCCACCAGTCTCgaggagctggagaaacagATAGAGAAATTAGCCaag CAACATCATCAGACCAGAAGAAAGCTGTTTGAGATATCTCATTCTCTGCGCTCCATGATGTATGGCCAGGACCGTTACCGCCGCCGATACTGGGTGCTTCCCCACTGTGGAGGAGTCTTCATTGAAGCCATGGAGAGTGGCGAAG CTCCAGAGGAACTCGAGGAGGAgcgacagaggaggaggagagcagcagaggaggtcAAGGTCAAAGAAGAACCTCAGGAGATTGAGTTGCAGAAGGAGAAACCCACCAACCATGATGGGCAGAGCATCCGAACACAAGGCTTAGAGCAACAGAAAGAAGACGAAAAGGAGCACGAAGGGAAGAAAAACTCCCCGGCTCTCTTCTACCAGCAACCAGGCTGTGTATCCAAACTGTGCACAGTCCGCGATGTGCACAAGGACATTAGCAGAGAAACTGTGAAGGCAGAGGGCAAGGAGAGTTCCCATGTGAGACAGAACGGCAGCCCCATGGGCAATAACACTGCTACCATACTAACATCATCCTCCCCTACTCATAATACCTCTGAGGCAGCAGTAGCAACAACCTCCTCCATGGTGACTGCTGATGACACTACAAACATCCCTCCCCCAGCCTCAGCTTCTTTAGCCGTACCTTGTCTAGCCCCACGTGAAAGCCCAGGGAACACCCCTCCAACTTCATCCCCTGTCCCATCTCCACACCTCTCATTCCAAGCCAACGACCAGCTGCTCAGAGTCCTGACAGAGAGGAGCGGACACTGGTTCAGTCTGCTCCCACGCAACCCCTGTGACCTCTCTTCCATCACCACAACTCCTCCAGGAGCACCCCGCATGTCTCCTCCTCAGGAGTCCTCCACTCCAGCCAGACCCAAGTCCCCACCTCCGTCCCCTGCCCTGCCTCTAACACCTTCTGCTGCCTCAGCCTCTGCCAGCCCACACCACCCAGCTGGCCTCCTCAACTACCCACTATCAGCCTTCCAG GTTAAGTCAGGTGGTTCATTGCTAGGAGTTTCTTTTGGGAGCTGGCCCAGCGGTATGATTAGTCCCAGCCTGCCTCTGTGCAGCAGCCCCAACCCCATGCTGGGTCATTCTCTAGagggaaacacagcagcaagtGTCTCCAGTAAGAGTGAATCACCTTTACCTCGCATTGAGAAAACTTCATCCATGCCCTCTCCTGCTCTGGAAATGCCCAAATCCCTTGACCACTCCATGCCTCGGCCCATCCCAGAAG AGATGCTGACAGGGTGGTGGCGGGTGTCTGACATTGAAGAGCTGAGGGCTTTAGTCAGTGCTCTCCACACCCGAGGCATCAGAGAGAAGGGCCTCCAGAGGCAGATGCAGAAATACATGGAAATCATCCCCCAGGTCTGCACCAAACACAAAGACG TGGCCATGATCGAGCTGCGTGAACTGGAGGAAAGCCAGGTCAGTGTGGAGTCGGTGCGAGGCTGGTGTGTTGAGGAGCAGGCTATGGAGATGGACATTGCTGTGCTGCAACAGGTAGAGGAACTGGAGAGGAAGGTCACAGCAGCCAGCCTGCAAGTGAAG CAGGGCTGGACATATCCTGACCCTCAGTCTGAGAGGGAGGACCTGGTGTATTACGAGCACAAGCCCCCCACCACCAAATCCATGGCAGCGTCCACAAACGGAGGAGACAAGGACTCCAAGGACTCCAAGGAGCATCCAGATGAGCGAGGAGAGAAGGGCGGGTTGATGCGTCACCCGGACAACCCGTTGGACATAGCAGTGACACGTCTGGCTGATCTGGAACGCAACATCGAGAGAAG TGGTGAGGAAGAAGTGGCCCATGGGATGAAGGTTTGGAGAAGGGCCTTGAGTGAAGTGCGCAGTGCTGCCCAGTTGGCCATGTGTATCCAGCAACTGCAGAAGTCTATCGCCTGGGAGCGTTCCATCATGAAAGTG TACTGTCAGATGTGCAAGAAGGGAGATAATGAGGAccttctcctgctgtgtgatgGCTGTGACAAAGGCTGCCACACTTACTGTCACAAACCCAAGATTACCAGTATCCCAGAGGGTGACTGGTACTGCCCAGCCTGCATATCCAAG GCAAGTGGTCCATCCCCAAAAAGCAAAAAACCTCCAAGCAAACCAGTAGCAGCCAGTGCAGGAGGTGGTAAGAAAGGTGGAGAGGCGAAGAAGAATGGGAAGCAGACAGGCAATGGCGATGTGTCTGAGGATGACTCAGCCAGTGCCACCAGCACGCCCAAGAAAGGTGCAAAAGACAccagcaggaagaggaaaacagaggagacCTCCCCTGTTCTGTCAGCATCCAATCAGGAGAGCCCTGTATGTGTGAAGCGAGCCAAGACGGCTAGAGACAACAACAGGGACTTGGGTTTATGCAG GGTACTCCTTGCTGAGTTGGAGCGGCATCAGGATGCATGGCCTTTTCTCACTCCCGTCAACCTGAAATCGGTCCCTGGCTACAAGAAGGTCATCAAGAAGCCGATGGACTTCTCCACTATACGTGAGAAGCTTGTGAGCAGCCA gtatCAAAACCTGGAGACTTTCATCATTGACGTTAACTTGGTTTTTGATAACTGCGAAAAATTCAATGAAGACAACTC